gagtgcttatttgtgccctgggtacccctggaactatagcggggtgactgttaccccaatgtttctatatatctgtaaccttgttatgggctaagggggcccagcctgaaggccagttaggggggggatttggggtgagtgcttatttgtgccctgggtacccctggaactatagcggggtgactgttaccccaatgtttctatatatctgtaaccttgttatgggctaagggggcccagcctgaaggccagttagggggggatttggggtgagtgcttatatgtgccctgggtacccctggaactatagcggggtgactgttaccccaatgtttctatatatctgtaaccttgttatgggctaagggggcccagcctgaaggccagttagggggggatttggggtgagtgcttatatgtgccctgggtacccctggaactatagcggggtgactgttaccccaatgtttctatatatctgtaaccttgttatgggctaagggggcccagcctgaaggccagttagggggggatttggggtgagtgcttatatgtgccctgggtacccctggaactatagcggggtgactgttaccccaatgtttctatatatctgtaaccttgttatgggctaagggggcccagcctgaaggccagttagggggggatttggggtgagtgcttatttgtgccttgttTCTTGGGATCAGGTTGGGTGACATCCTGAATATtgagattatatatattatatttgtatctGTAGGGGAGCTGTAGATAAGGCCATCTCTGCAGGGGGGTCAGTCCAACAGCCCCAAGACAGCAGTGCCCCTGAGATCTCAGAGAAGAGCCTATGCACGGGGCCAGACTCTGGGCCAGTAAGtaatatacacagtgtatatgaGCTATTTATATGGACCTGTGGGAAATACAGGGTTACGTGGGATTGTATTTAACAGCTTCACACCTATTGTCACTGACAGGCTGCCAAGATGCCAAACTGTATAGTTGAGAACTGCGGCAACTCCAGCTACAAGGCGTCCGAGAAAGGAGTAAAACTGCACACGTTTCCCACCAAATTGGAGCGGGTGAAACTGTGGCTCCGGGCCATTCCCCAGAAGTACGAGGACCTGGATTCTTTTGCTCAGCAGATTTTAGAGGCCAAAAAGACCAACCCGTATCGCGTCTGCTCCGATCACTTCCCCAAGGAATGTTACGTTGAGACAAACGGGAAATTTATCTTGTCCAAAAATGCTGTCCCTAGTATCTTCTCTTGCCTCCCCCCGCCCGCCAAGCGCTTCTGCATGGATCCGGCCCACGCCGGTTGGAAAGAGAAACCCAAGGGGGTCGACGTTAGCACTCGCACGGACATATACAACTTCGGCAGGGACCGGGGCACTCAGTTTGATCGTTACTATGGAGTGAAGAGCAGGAAGGTCGCCACGGAACCCAAGAGCTTCACTAGGGACGTGGCCACATTCACGGACCCACGGATACAAACGGCCGAGCCGCAGATCAGCAGCTGGGGGAAGAAGGTGAAAATCATCACCCCGAGGCCGTCGGTCAGTACAGCGGATAAATGGTCACAGTGCCCCGAGTATGATTTCTACCGGAGCCAGAGGTCAGTATGGGGGTCTTATTATTCTGGGTTGGTGTTAGAGGAAGGAAGGCAGGACGGACTAAGCAGCGCCAAATGCACCTATACAGAAGTGTAgtgtttctaaatgacactgtgtacATAGCAACTAATTCACTCTTCAGATATGTCTGTGTAgggaaaacacatttatatttatagtataaACCTGTGCAGGGGGGGGCCTGACCCCAGCAACCCATTGTTAAAATCCGGCTGCTTAATTACAGAGGGCGCTTCAAGGTTTGTCAGAAGGAAATGGAGCTCTCCGAGGAGCAGACGGACCCAGTGATGGGAAACATGGATAAAAGTCAGCGGAATGAGAAAAttctgaatctcacactggagattatctactTGCTGAGTGGAGAGGTGAGCCCCCCTTGTTCATATTGTTTATTTAAACCATCACCTTGCTCCCCAAATGTGTGCCTGTATGGGGGAGCCACATGGGCAGGAAAGGGATTTTCCTCACCATTCTCTCTTCCTCTGAACCTGTAGGATTTTGCCGTAATGAAGAAGTCAGGTGATGGCGTCCCGCAGAGATGCACCGACTGTATGTTGGAAGGGTTCTGCCGGCGCCACACCCCGACGGTGTCGCAAACGTCCAGTGCCGCCATACAGAAAGAGAATGATAAGATTGtgctggaac
The genomic region above belongs to Xenopus tropicalis strain Nigerian chromosome 9, UCB_Xtro_10.0, whole genome shotgun sequence and contains:
- the LOC733566 gene encoding oocyte zinc finger protein XlCOF29-like isoform X1, which codes for MPNCIVENCGNSSYKASEKGVKLHTFPTKLERVKLWLRAIPQKYEDLDSFAQQILEAKKTNPYRVCSDHFPKECYVETNGKFILSKNAVPSIFSCLPPPAKRFCMDPAHAGWKEKPKGVDVSTRTDIYNFGRDRGTQFDRYYGVKSRKVATEPKSFTRDVATFTDPRIQTAEPQISSWGKKVKIITPRPSVSTADKWSQCPEYDFYRSQRGRFKVCQKEMELSEEQTDPVMGNMDKSQRNEKILNLTLEIIYLLSGEDFAVMKKSGDGVPQRCTDCMLEGFCRRHTPTVSQTSSAAIQKENDKIVLELISNIIQLLTGEEWGYIKGNKALYREEIMENFQQLCTKDGDYGEPTGTAAHLQATLCSRVGSSETVGRGGCLTNTPTPEHPTPEITIKEEPPSWEEEEEENYYCINAQWQGAAPSPAMARSANVIATSVKEEPISYEEEGSHSAAVTEQTPTVTPSPVSTTREKPSSCKRRNQSDCSINPLREHIRGTDTPTPITGCRPNTGTAPHYISDANKDKLASHCSSKAPKEQIQGADTPTPIMGNSLDNR